A genomic region of Nostoc sp. UHCC 0702 contains the following coding sequences:
- a CDS encoding transposase: protein MQEPGFKIYDRRLPHWELDGAIYFITFNTWEKLELSLDAIEIVFNSCLFFNNKRYQIFVLVIMSNHVHLLIQPLLKSKNELWSLSSIMKSIKGYSAKQIPNVMNHIGKIWQDERYDRIVRNEQEFQQYWEYIRQNPVKAGLASTPEDYPFFWQTSK, encoded by the coding sequence ATGCAAGAGCCAGGGTTTAAAATTTATGACAGGAGATTACCTCATTGGGAATTAGATGGGGCAATTTATTTTATTACTTTTAATACTTGGGAAAAATTAGAACTTAGCCTCGATGCTATAGAGATAGTCTTTAATTCTTGCTTGTTTTTTAATAACAAAAGATATCAAATATTTGTTTTAGTAATTATGTCAAATCATGTACATTTACTTATTCAGCCCTTACTCAAGTCTAAAAACGAGCTTTGGTCACTGAGTAGCATTATGAAAAGCATTAAAGGCTATAGTGCCAAACAAATTCCCAACGTCATGAATCATATAGGAAAAATATGGCAAGATGAGCGATATGACAGAATTGTTAGAAATGAGCAAGAGTTTCAACAATATTGGGAATACATCAGACAAAATCCTGTAAAAGCAGGACTGGCTTCTACACCAGAAGATTATCCTTTCTTCTGGCAAACCTCAAAATAA
- a CDS encoding peptidase M15, with protein sequence MRRPQTVKALEELGRARLSKNFFMRDFLYSEISQIEGIPNIPDNPELAIAAGKNLCEQVLEPIQDALGRISIRSAFRSSAVNAKGAENKNQYNCAKNESNYAGHIWDVRDADGYMGATACIIVNSFIDYYEKTADWTALAWWIHDHIDNYSGMEFFPKYAAFNIGWSENPERRKSCIYSYVPNPHTGKKGYLTKKGEDNYEGSHQKFYQKFIGELGKGVWLQP encoded by the coding sequence ATGAGAAGACCACAAACAGTGAAAGCCTTAGAAGAATTAGGTAGGGCGCGTCTCTCAAAAAACTTTTTTATGCGAGATTTTCTCTACTCTGAAATTTCACAAATTGAAGGGATACCTAATATACCAGATAACCCAGAGTTAGCGATCGCCGCAGGTAAAAACCTCTGTGAGCAAGTCCTAGAACCAATTCAAGATGCTTTAGGAAGAATCAGCATTCGTTCTGCCTTTCGCTCATCTGCTGTTAACGCCAAAGGCGCAGAGAACAAAAATCAGTACAACTGTGCCAAGAATGAATCTAATTACGCAGGACATATCTGGGATGTTAGGGACGCTGACGGCTATATGGGTGCAACAGCTTGTATTATTGTTAACTCATTTATTGATTACTATGAAAAAACTGCTGATTGGACAGCATTAGCATGGTGGATTCATGATCATATTGATAACTATAGTGGGATGGAATTTTTTCCCAAGTATGCTGCTTTTAATATAGGTTGGTCTGAAAATCCAGAGCGGAGAAAATCTTGTATTTATAGTTATGTGCCAAATCCTCATACAGGTAAAAAAGGGTATCTGACAAAGAAGGGGGAAGATAACTATGAGGGTTCACATCAAAAGTTTTATCAGAAATTTATAGGAGAACTTGGGAAGGGTGTATGGTTACAACCTTAA
- the psaB gene encoding photosystem I core protein PsaB yields the protein MATKFPKFSQDLAQDPTTRRIWYAIATGNDFESHDGITEENLYQKIFATHFGHLAIIFLWASSLLFHVAWQGNFEQWIKDPLHVRPIAHAIWDPHFGKPAIEAFTQAGANYPVNITYSGIYHWWYTIGMRTNSELYTGSVFLLIFAAVLLFAGWLHLQPKFRPSLAWFKSAEHRLNHHLAGLFGVSSLAWTGHLVHVAIPEARGQHVGWDNFLTTAPHPAGLTPFFTGNWGVYAQNPDTAGHVFGTSQGAGTAILTFLGGFHPQTESLWLTDIAHHHLAIAVLFIVAGHMYRTNFGIGHSIKEMLNSKGGLVPGSKSEGQFNLPHQGLYDTYNNSLHFQLGIHLAALGTITSLVAQHMYALPPYAFIAKDYTTQAALYTHHQYIAIFLLVGAFAHGAIFWVRDYDPEQNKGNVLDRVLKHKEAIISHLSWVSLFLGFHTLGLYVHNDVVVAFGTPEKQILIEPVFAQFIQAAHGKVLYGLDTLLSNPDSIASTAWPNYGNVWLPGWLDAINSSTNSLFLTIGPGDFLVHHAIALGLHTTTLILVKGALDARGSKLMPDKKDFGYSFPCDGPGRGGTCDISAWDAFYLALFWALNTVGWLTFYWHWKHLGIWQGNVAQFNENSTYLMGWFRDYLWANSAQLINGYNPYGVNNLSVWAWMFLFGHLVWATGFMFLISWRGYWQELIETLVWAHERTPLANLVRWKDKPVALSIVQGRLVGLAHFTVGYVLTYAAFLIASTAGKFG from the coding sequence ATGGCAACAAAATTTCCCAAATTTAGCCAGGATCTCGCACAGGACCCGACTACTCGTCGGATATGGTATGCGATCGCTACAGGCAACGACTTTGAAAGTCATGATGGCATTACAGAGGAAAATCTTTACCAAAAGATTTTCGCAACTCACTTCGGTCACTTGGCAATCATCTTCCTGTGGGCATCCAGCCTCCTGTTCCACGTAGCCTGGCAAGGTAACTTTGAACAGTGGATTAAAGATCCCCTGCATGTACGCCCCATCGCTCACGCGATTTGGGACCCCCACTTCGGTAAACCAGCGATCGAAGCGTTTACCCAAGCAGGTGCAAACTATCCAGTAAACATTACTTACTCTGGTATCTACCACTGGTGGTATACCATCGGTATGCGGACGAACAGCGAACTGTACACCGGTTCAGTCTTCCTGCTGATCTTCGCAGCTGTGTTATTGTTCGCTGGTTGGCTACACTTGCAACCCAAGTTCCGTCCCAGCTTGGCATGGTTTAAGAGCGCTGAACATCGTCTAAACCACCACTTGGCAGGTTTATTTGGCGTTAGCTCTTTGGCTTGGACAGGTCACTTGGTTCACGTTGCTATCCCCGAAGCTCGCGGACAGCACGTAGGTTGGGATAACTTCTTAACCACCGCACCTCACCCAGCAGGTTTGACACCTTTCTTTACTGGTAACTGGGGTGTATACGCTCAAAACCCTGACACTGCAGGCCATGTGTTCGGCACATCTCAAGGTGCAGGAACAGCGATTCTAACTTTCTTGGGTGGTTTCCATCCCCAGACAGAATCCTTGTGGTTGACTGATATTGCTCACCACCACTTGGCGATCGCTGTACTGTTCATTGTTGCTGGTCACATGTACCGCACTAACTTTGGAATTGGTCACAGCATCAAAGAAATGCTGAATTCCAAGGGTGGTTTAGTACCCGGAAGCAAGAGTGAAGGTCAGTTTAACTTGCCTCACCAAGGCTTGTATGACACCTACAACAACTCCCTACACTTCCAGTTAGGAATTCACCTAGCTGCTTTGGGAACCATCACCTCCCTAGTAGCTCAGCACATGTACGCTTTGCCTCCTTACGCATTTATTGCTAAGGATTACACCACTCAGGCAGCGTTATATACTCACCACCAATACATTGCGATCTTTTTGTTGGTTGGTGCATTCGCCCACGGGGCAATATTCTGGGTTCGTGACTACGACCCCGAACAAAACAAAGGTAATGTTCTCGACCGTGTATTGAAGCACAAAGAAGCGATTATCTCGCATTTAAGCTGGGTATCCCTTTTCTTAGGCTTCCACACCCTCGGTTTGTACGTCCACAACGACGTAGTAGTTGCTTTTGGTACTCCTGAAAAGCAAATCTTGATTGAGCCGGTATTTGCTCAGTTCATTCAAGCTGCTCACGGTAAAGTACTCTACGGCTTAGACACCTTGCTGTCTAACCCTGATAGCATCGCTAGCACAGCATGGCCCAACTACGGCAACGTATGGCTACCAGGCTGGTTGGATGCGATCAACTCCAGCACCAATTCTCTGTTCTTAACCATTGGCCCTGGCGACTTTTTGGTACACCATGCGATCGCTTTGGGTCTGCACACCACCACCTTGATTTTGGTCAAAGGTGCTTTGGATGCGCGTGGTTCTAAGCTGATGCCCGATAAAAAGGACTTCGGCTACTCCTTCCCCTGTGACGGCCCCGGCCGTGGCGGTACCTGCGACATCTCCGCTTGGGACGCTTTCTACCTAGCATTGTTCTGGGCATTGAACACAGTCGGTTGGTTAACCTTCTACTGGCATTGGAAACACCTAGGTATTTGGCAAGGTAACGTTGCTCAGTTCAACGAAAACTCCACATACCTCATGGGTTGGTTCCGTGATTACCTGTGGGCTAACTCCGCTCAGTTGATTAACGGTTACAACCCCTACGGCGTGAATAACCTATCTGTTTGGGCCTGGATGTTCCTCTTCGGACACCTAGTTTGGGCAACTGGCTTCATGTTCTTAATCTCCTGGAGAGGTTACTGGCAAGAGTTGATTGAAACTCTGGTTTGGGCGCACGAACGTACTCCTCTAGCTAACTTGGTTCGCTGGAAAGATAAGCCTGTGGCTCTGTCCATCGTCCAAGGTCGCTTGGTTGGTCTAGCTCACTTCACTGTTGGCTATGTCTTGACCTACGCAGCCTTCTTGATTGCCTCTACGGCTGGTAAGTTCGGTTGA
- the psaA gene encoding photosystem I core protein PsaA — MTISPPEREEKKARVIVDNDPVPTSFEKWAQPGHFDRTLARGPKTTTWIWNLHALAHDFDTHTSDLEEISRKIFAAHFGHLAVVTIWLSGMIFHGAKFSNYEAWLSDPLNVKPSAQVVWPIVGQDILNADVGGGFHGIQITSGLFQVWRGWGITNSFQLYVTAIGGLVLAGLFLFAGWFHYHKRAPKLEWFQNVESMLNHHLQVLLGCGSLGWAGHLIHVSAPTNKLLDAGVALKDIPLPHEFILNKDLLIELYPGFASGLAPFFTLNWGQYADFLTFKGGLNPVTGGLWLTDISHHHLAIAVLFIIAGHQYRTNWGIGHSIKEILENHKGPFTGEGHKGLYENLTTSWHAQLATNLAFLGSLTIIIAHHMYAMPPYPYLATDYATQLCIFTHHIWIGGFLIVGGAAHAAIFMVRDYDPVVNQNNLLDRVLRHRDAIISHLNWVSIFLGFHSFGLYIHNDTMRALGRPQDMFSDTAIQLQPVFAQWIQNIHALAPGSTAPNALEPVSYVFGGGILAVGGKVAAAPIALGTADFLIHHIHAFTIHVTVLILLKGVLYARSSRLIPDKANLGFRFPCDGPGRGGTCQVSGWDHVFLGLFWMYNSLSIVIFHFSWKMQSDVWGTVDADGTVTTITGGNFAQSAITINGWLRDFLWAQASQVINSYGSALSAYGLLFLGAHFVWAFSLMFLFSGRGYWQELIESIVWAHNKLKVAPAIQPRALSIIQGRAVGVAHYLLGGIATTWAFFHAHILSVG; from the coding sequence ATGACAATCAGTCCTCCGGAGCGAGAGGAAAAAAAGGCCAGAGTCATAGTTGATAACGATCCGGTTCCTACCTCATTTGAAAAATGGGCGCAGCCAGGACACTTCGACAGAACTCTAGCCAGAGGTCCCAAAACCACCACATGGATTTGGAACCTTCATGCCCTCGCCCACGATTTTGATACACATACAAGCGATTTAGAAGAGATATCCCGCAAGATATTCGCCGCGCACTTCGGTCACTTAGCCGTTGTGACGATTTGGCTAAGCGGGATGATATTCCACGGGGCGAAGTTCTCTAACTACGAAGCGTGGTTAAGCGACCCGTTGAATGTCAAGCCAAGCGCTCAAGTCGTTTGGCCAATTGTGGGACAAGACATTCTCAATGCTGATGTCGGGGGTGGTTTCCACGGCATTCAAATCACCTCTGGCTTGTTCCAGGTATGGCGTGGCTGGGGTATTACTAACTCCTTCCAACTGTACGTAACTGCCATTGGTGGCTTGGTACTAGCAGGCTTGTTCCTGTTTGCTGGTTGGTTCCACTATCACAAGCGCGCTCCTAAACTGGAATGGTTCCAGAATGTGGAGTCGATGCTGAATCACCACTTGCAAGTGTTGCTAGGTTGTGGTTCTTTGGGATGGGCTGGTCACTTGATCCATGTGTCCGCACCAACCAACAAGCTGCTGGACGCAGGTGTTGCCCTCAAAGACATACCTTTGCCCCACGAATTCATCCTGAACAAAGACTTGTTGATTGAGCTTTATCCTGGGTTTGCCAGTGGTTTAGCGCCTTTCTTCACTTTGAACTGGGGACAATATGCTGACTTCTTGACATTCAAGGGCGGTCTGAACCCAGTAACAGGTGGCTTGTGGTTGACAGATATTTCTCATCACCACCTAGCGATCGCAGTACTGTTCATCATTGCTGGGCATCAATACCGCACCAACTGGGGTATCGGTCACAGCATTAAAGAGATCCTAGAAAACCATAAAGGCCCCTTCACTGGTGAAGGACACAAAGGACTCTACGAAAACCTGACCACATCTTGGCACGCTCAGTTGGCAACCAACCTTGCCTTCTTGGGTTCCTTGACCATCATCATCGCGCACCACATGTACGCGATGCCCCCCTATCCATACTTGGCAACTGACTACGCTACGCAGTTGTGCATATTCACTCACCATATTTGGATAGGTGGCTTCCTCATCGTTGGTGGAGCAGCTCACGCAGCTATCTTCATGGTGCGGGATTATGATCCTGTGGTTAACCAAAACAACCTCCTGGATCGGGTGCTTCGTCACCGGGATGCGATTATCTCTCATCTCAACTGGGTGTCTATTTTCCTTGGCTTCCACAGCTTTGGACTTTACATCCACAACGACACAATGCGTGCGTTGGGTCGTCCTCAAGACATGTTCTCTGATACGGCAATTCAGTTGCAGCCAGTATTTGCTCAGTGGATACAAAATATCCACGCCTTAGCTCCTGGTAGCACTGCACCCAATGCCTTAGAACCTGTGAGTTATGTGTTTGGCGGCGGTATTTTGGCTGTAGGCGGTAAAGTCGCAGCTGCACCCATTGCTTTGGGTACAGCCGACTTCCTGATTCACCACATTCACGCCTTCACCATTCACGTCACCGTCTTGATTCTGCTCAAGGGCGTACTGTATGCCCGTAGTTCTCGTCTGATTCCAGACAAGGCAAACCTGGGCTTCCGCTTCCCTTGCGACGGCCCTGGTCGTGGCGGCACATGTCAAGTATCTGGTTGGGACCATGTGTTCCTCGGATTGTTCTGGATGTACAACTCCCTATCGATTGTGATTTTCCACTTCAGTTGGAAAATGCAATCGGATGTTTGGGGAACTGTAGACGCAGACGGTACTGTGACTACCATCACAGGTGGTAACTTTGCCCAAAGTGCCATCACCATCAACGGCTGGTTGCGTGACTTCTTGTGGGCACAAGCTTCACAAGTCATCAACTCCTATGGCAGTGCGCTATCTGCCTATGGTTTACTGTTCTTAGGCGCTCACTTTGTTTGGGCATTCAGCTTGATGTTCCTGTTCAGTGGTCGCGGCTACTGGCAAGAATTGATTGAGTCCATCGTTTGGGCACACAATAAACTAAAGGTAGCGCCAGCAATTCAGCCTCGCGCTCTGAGCATCATTCAGGGACGCGCTGTTGGTGTAGCTCACTACCTATTAGGAGGAATAGCCACAACCTGGGCTTTCTTCCACGCACACATCCTTTCAGTAGGGTAG
- a CDS encoding glutaminase, with amino-acid sequence MKKFDKLTTTELLGWVQQAKTQAEQGRILDRIPKLALANPDWFAVHICCESKHYSLGDTACVFPLMSVIKPFSFLYLLEHGGAETVLQWVGIKPSDAPFNSLDQLIADRGHPRNPMINTGAIALADKLPGKDASDRTQLFCQWLNQLAGCHLKLDQVMLASVRSSPSSANQAIANYLAETGHINNLDIALDTYEQICCLSGQVEDLASLGKLLACESSFLASQHRQIVNAVMLTCGLYEASAQYTVRIGLPMKSGISGGLLAIVPGEGAIATYSPALDSIGNPVGAIAFIEALSQKLKLSIFS; translated from the coding sequence GTGAAAAAATTTGACAAATTAACTACTACCGAGTTGTTAGGCTGGGTACAACAAGCTAAAACCCAAGCTGAACAAGGACGAATTCTGGATCGCATCCCCAAATTAGCTTTAGCTAACCCTGATTGGTTTGCAGTTCACATCTGCTGTGAATCAAAGCATTACAGCCTTGGAGATACAGCTTGTGTGTTTCCGTTGATGAGTGTGATCAAGCCATTTTCGTTTCTCTATCTGCTAGAACATGGGGGAGCAGAAACGGTGTTACAGTGGGTGGGAATTAAACCTTCTGATGCACCCTTCAATTCTCTAGATCAACTAATTGCCGATCGCGGACACCCCCGCAATCCGATGATTAATACTGGGGCTATTGCCCTTGCAGATAAGTTACCAGGAAAGGATGCTAGCGATCGCACTCAATTATTTTGTCAATGGTTGAATCAATTAGCCGGCTGTCATCTCAAGTTAGACCAGGTGATGTTAGCTTCTGTGCGTTCATCGCCTTCCTCGGCTAATCAAGCGATCGCTAATTATCTAGCCGAAACTGGACATATTAACAATCTTGATATAGCACTTGACACTTACGAGCAAATATGCTGTTTATCTGGACAAGTTGAGGATTTAGCTTCACTGGGAAAACTTTTAGCTTGTGAAAGCAGTTTTTTGGCATCACAGCACCGCCAAATTGTCAACGCCGTGATGTTAACCTGTGGACTTTACGAAGCTTCTGCCCAGTACACTGTCAGAATTGGACTACCGATGAAATCGGGGATTAGTGGTGGACTTTTAGCAATCGTACCAGGAGAGGGTGCGATCGCTACTTACAGTCCTGCTTTGGATAGTATAGGCAATCCTGTAGGTGCGATCGCCTTTATTGAAGCTTTATCGCAAAAGTTAAAGTTGAGTATCTTCAGCTAA
- a CDS encoding redoxin domain-containing protein: MASRVRAPELPQNYSWLNTDKPLSLKQLKGRVVILDFWTYCCINCLHVLPDLKYLEQKYKDSLTVIGVHSAKFDNEKETENIRQAILRYDIEHPVLVDSGFRVWEEYTVRAWPTLMVIDPEGYVVGYVSGEGNRDALDQLIQQLISQHLEKGTINFQELSLTLEKQRQPLITPLAFPGKVLATSTNLFIADSGHHRLVMSNFDGEILHLIGTGKSGLTDGAFSEAQFFAPQGMTFDAENQILYVADTENHALRRVDLQHQVVETIAGTGEQSHNIYPHGGVGLETALNSPWDLVKVGNTLFIAMAGPHQIWQMDLATSIINTYAGTGAEACVDGSLTESAFAQPSGITTNGQELYIADSEVSSIRGVKLVEPQQVRTVCGSGGLFGFGDVDGQGEDVRLQHCLGVEYAENYLWVADTYNHKIKLVSPSTGNCQTILGDGAAGLQDGQGKNSRFFEPSGLSAINSYLYIADTNNHAIRKVDLNSFEVTTLQFPSLCAPDVCVPTNL, from the coding sequence ATGGCTTCCCGTGTCAGAGCGCCAGAATTACCGCAAAATTATTCTTGGTTAAATACCGATAAACCTTTATCTCTAAAGCAACTCAAAGGTAGAGTTGTAATTTTAGACTTTTGGACATACTGCTGTATCAATTGTTTGCACGTTTTACCAGATCTGAAATATTTAGAACAAAAATATAAAGATAGTCTTACTGTTATTGGTGTTCACTCTGCCAAATTTGACAACGAAAAAGAAACCGAAAACATCCGCCAAGCTATTCTCCGTTATGACATCGAACACCCAGTTTTAGTAGATAGTGGTTTTCGAGTTTGGGAAGAGTATACTGTGCGTGCTTGGCCTACTTTGATGGTCATCGACCCGGAAGGTTATGTAGTTGGCTACGTCTCTGGTGAAGGAAATCGTGACGCTTTAGATCAACTAATTCAACAATTAATTAGCCAACACCTTGAGAAAGGTACTATTAATTTTCAAGAACTTAGCTTGACTTTAGAAAAACAGCGTCAACCATTAATTACACCCTTAGCTTTTCCTGGTAAAGTCCTAGCTACCTCAACAAATTTATTCATCGCTGACTCTGGACATCATCGCTTGGTGATGAGTAACTTTGACGGCGAAATTTTGCATTTAATTGGTACGGGTAAATCTGGTTTAACTGACGGTGCTTTTAGCGAAGCACAGTTTTTTGCACCCCAAGGAATGACATTTGATGCTGAAAATCAGATTCTTTATGTTGCTGATACAGAAAATCATGCTTTGCGGCGAGTTGATTTGCAGCATCAAGTTGTGGAAACCATCGCCGGAACTGGTGAACAAAGCCATAATATTTATCCTCATGGAGGTGTTGGTTTAGAAACTGCTTTGAATTCTCCTTGGGATTTAGTGAAAGTTGGAAATACTTTGTTTATTGCAATGGCTGGCCCGCACCAAATTTGGCAAATGGATTTAGCAACAAGCATTATTAATACCTATGCTGGAACTGGTGCAGAAGCTTGTGTTGATGGTTCATTAACTGAGTCTGCTTTTGCACAACCTAGCGGTATCACAACCAATGGACAAGAATTATATATTGCTGATAGTGAAGTCAGTTCAATTCGTGGTGTGAAACTAGTAGAACCGCAACAAGTCAGAACTGTTTGCGGTAGTGGTGGTTTATTTGGTTTTGGTGATGTTGATGGACAAGGTGAGGATGTACGATTACAGCATTGTTTAGGAGTGGAATATGCTGAAAATTATTTGTGGGTAGCTGATACTTACAATCACAAAATTAAATTAGTTAGTCCTAGTACAGGGAATTGTCAAACAATTTTAGGCGATGGTGCTGCTGGTTTACAAGATGGTCAAGGTAAAAATAGCCGCTTTTTTGAACCTTCGGGATTGAGTGCTATTAATTCATATTTATATATTGCTGATACTAATAATCATGCTATTCGTAAAGTAGATTTGAATTCGTTTGAGGTGACGACACTACAATTTCCTAGTTTGTGTGCGCCTGATGTGTGTGTTCCGACGAATTTATAG
- a CDS encoding DUF952 domain-containing protein yields the protein MNTILHITQRQQWEEAKFIGNYCADSLDTEGFIHCSQLRQFVKVANRFFFNQKDLVLLFIDSEKVQAEIRYEEAEIGELFPHIYGELNVDAVYQVVDFESGEDGFFELPQEVVDLE from the coding sequence ATGAACACTATTCTCCACATAACTCAACGCCAACAATGGGAAGAAGCGAAATTTATCGGCAACTATTGTGCTGATTCGCTGGATACTGAAGGTTTTATCCACTGTTCTCAGTTAAGGCAATTTGTCAAAGTTGCAAATAGGTTTTTCTTTAATCAAAAAGATTTGGTATTGCTTTTTATTGATTCTGAAAAAGTTCAAGCTGAAATTCGCTATGAAGAGGCTGAAATAGGTGAATTATTTCCTCACATTTATGGGGAGTTAAATGTTGATGCTGTCTATCAGGTGGTTGATTTTGAATCTGGGGAAGATGGATTTTTTGAGTTGCCGCAAGAAGTTGTAGATTTAGAATAA
- a CDS encoding DUF4089 domain-containing protein: MEGLEFEAGEYVDQMALLLDLQLRDEYRDGVVANFERIKAIAQLVNSFPLPEDVEAAPVFEP, encoded by the coding sequence ATGGAAGGTCTGGAGTTTGAAGCAGGTGAGTATGTTGACCAAATGGCGTTGTTGTTGGATTTGCAATTAAGGGATGAATATCGGGATGGGGTGGTGGCAAATTTTGAGAGAATTAAAGCGATCGCACAATTAGTAAATTCTTTCCCTTTACCGGAAGATGTTGAAGCTGCACCTGTGTTTGAACCATGA
- a CDS encoding AtzE family amidohydrolase, with protein MNDAVSIATAIREGKVSAVQVTQDALARIAARDDELNCFTAVIAEKALADAARIDDEVAQGNHPGVLAGVPFAVKNLFDIAGLTTLAGSKINAENPAATQDATAVAKLKQAGAVLVGALNMDEYAYGFVTENSHYGATHNPHDLQRLAGGSSGGSAAAVAAGLVPLTLGSDTNGSIRVPAALCGVFGLKPTYGRLSRAGVALFSSSFDHIGPFARSVQDIATVFDVLQGEDDRDPICTKRLPELCLPQLNQDISGIKIAIADDYFITGAAPEALAAVQQVADALHVTEYVTIPEAQRARAAAFVITATEGANLHLDKLRSRPQDFDPATRDRFLAGALIPSNWYLQAQRFRKWYRDRVREVFQNVDVILAPTTPISAPVIGQQTMILDGEEILVRPHLGLFTQPLSFIGLPVLSIPIQRPDALPLGVQLIAAPYNEALILRVAAVLEQQFLIRN; from the coding sequence ATGAATGATGCTGTATCAATAGCAACTGCTATACGTGAAGGTAAAGTGAGTGCGGTGCAAGTTACTCAGGACGCACTAGCACGCATAGCAGCGCGAGATGATGAACTCAACTGTTTTACGGCTGTAATTGCTGAAAAAGCTTTGGCTGATGCAGCACGAATTGATGATGAAGTAGCACAAGGTAATCACCCTGGTGTGTTGGCTGGTGTACCTTTTGCGGTAAAAAATCTCTTTGATATCGCTGGTTTAACTACTCTGGCGGGGTCGAAAATTAATGCGGAAAACCCAGCAGCTACTCAGGATGCAACAGCAGTGGCTAAGCTGAAACAAGCTGGTGCTGTGTTGGTTGGTGCTTTAAATATGGATGAGTACGCCTATGGGTTTGTGACGGAAAACTCCCATTACGGTGCTACTCACAACCCTCATGATTTACAACGGTTGGCTGGCGGTTCTTCTGGGGGTTCGGCGGCGGCTGTTGCTGCTGGGTTGGTACCGTTGACGCTGGGTTCTGATACTAATGGTTCAATTCGGGTTCCAGCAGCTTTGTGTGGTGTTTTTGGTTTGAAACCAACTTACGGACGGTTATCGCGTGCTGGTGTAGCTTTATTTTCTAGCAGTTTTGACCATATTGGGCCTTTTGCTCGTTCGGTACAGGATATTGCTACGGTGTTCGATGTACTTCAAGGTGAAGACGATCGCGATCCAATTTGTACTAAGCGTCTTCCTGAATTATGTTTACCACAATTAAATCAAGATATTTCTGGTATCAAAATTGCTATTGCTGATGATTATTTTATCACAGGTGCAGCACCGGAAGCTTTAGCAGCAGTACAACAGGTGGCGGATGCTTTGCATGTAACTGAGTATGTAACGATACCAGAAGCACAGCGCGCCCGTGCAGCAGCATTTGTAATTACAGCTACTGAGGGGGCAAATCTGCATTTGGATAAATTGCGATCGCGTCCCCAAGATTTTGACCCCGCAACCCGCGATCGCTTTTTGGCTGGGGCGTTAATTCCTAGTAATTGGTATTTGCAAGCACAACGGTTTAGAAAATGGTATCGCGATCGCGTCCGTGAAGTGTTTCAAAATGTCGATGTAATTCTTGCCCCAACTACACCAATTTCAGCACCAGTAATTGGTCAACAAACGATGATTTTAGATGGAGAGGAAATTCTCGTCCGTCCTCATTTAGGTTTATTCACTCAACCATTATCTTTCATCGGTTTACCTGTTTTATCAATACCAATTCAACGCCCAGATGCCCTACCTTTAGGTGTGCAATTGATAGCTGCACCATATAATGAAGCGTTAATTTTACGAGTTGCAGCTGTGTTAGAACAACAATTCCTAATTCGTAATTAA